GCAGCACAGAGCAGTAGGTTCATAGAGACTTGGTGGGAATCCCAGCTCTGCGGGTCTGATATGCCCAGACAAGGCCTATTCTTCGAGGGTTCTGCTTCCTGCATGTCTGACAGGCACTTTGTGAAATGTCTCTCATGGAGCTGgcacccaacagggggctcacAAGGGAGGCTGCTCCCTTTCCTTTCCGAGGAGTGCCCCAGGGGCAGGGGCCCTATCTGCCTCGAAATCCCTCTTCTCCCATCACCACAATTTCAGGAGTTCTGAGAAGCATGGTCAGTGTCTGCTCCTTCATGCCCCCAGTGACCATGGTCCTGGACCCCAGACCCCACTTCCACAGGGTAACATTGTTACCAATGAGATTCATGCAGTGCAAAGAGAATAGAGTTCCTATGCAGTGGGGCTCCAAATGCCgctcctgtctccctccttctgaaCCCAGACTGATTTGAAATGGGGACAGAGGACTTAGACCTGGGCCTTGCCTTCCCTCCAGGAGCTCCCAGGAtggtgggagagacagacccATTAATCCTAGAGTGTTTCAGACAACAGGTAATGCACAGTGGAAGCACTAGAGGAGTAAAGGTGTGTGGTTGGGCTAAGTCTTCAGTGGAAGTGATGTCTCTTCTCATCCTTGTCACCTGCAGACTCAGGAGCCATCCTGAATGATGTGGCAACCTCTGGGaggatgcagcagcagcagcagcaacagcagcagcagcaaatagGGTCTATAAAAAAGGACTTTTGAGGGTGAAGATGCCCTCTTCTTCCCAGGtcctttcttcccatctcccactctgtcccccacccacccccgacTCCTTTTCTAGGTGAGTGCTTCAGCAAGGGGGACATATGTGCCACCAGAGCAAGCTATCTGGAAGAGGCCATGTTTGACCTGGGTCTTGCATAATCAGAGCCGGGGCCTCTCCAGAGCTCATGGGATGCATGCCGTGAGGAATGGCACAGGGCAGTGCCAAGATGGAAAAGGCTGTCTGCAAACTGCTGAGGGCTGGGCCATACCCTGGAGGACCCCAGACTGGGGCCGGCAGTTTGCTAGCCCGCAGGTCATAGGTACCCTTTCCCCCACCTGTTGGGTTACTTCTGGGGGCAGACTGCCTTGCAGTGGGGAGTGGGAGTGAAGTGCTGAGCCTGAGCCCCTTCCTGTCCCTTTTGTAGCACTCAAGCCTGTCTCTTCTCTACGGTGTCTCCTCCAACCCTCCTTTCATGATCCATTCCAAGTAAGTGGGCAGACAGGCCAACCTTTCCCCCTAGATTGGGGCCTGGGTTGAACTGGGCCCAGGACAGGGGTATTCATTGGCTCCTGCCTCCCCTTTAACTTGGACAGCCCAGTGCCTCCTGACCAGaaggccagaggcagggcttAGCCAGATCCTCCCACCAATCAAAGCAGCCAGAAAACGGTGGGCTTTCTCACTCATCACTAGGTTCCCATCAACTGGAAATcttgggaaggaggagaaatggagCAAAATGAACCCAGTGAGGGAGCAAATGAGAAAAGGGAGAGTAGTGATGGCCCCCGATCTAGTCTAACACCCTCATTTTCCCTCATTGTCAAGACTCTGGGGCccggaaggggaaaaaaaaatctgtccaatATAAAGGCACCATTGACAACTCCATTTAAAATCGAATTCAGCTTGAAACCATTATGTTAAGCGAAAGAACACAGTCACAAAGGATCacaaattgtatgattccatttatataaaatgtccaaaataggcaaatccatagagattaGTGGTGGCCTAGGGTcaaggggccggggggggggggggggtagggcagGGGAAGGGTGATGCCTGGGGAGTGTGATTTCAttttggaatgatgaaaacattctaaaatctTTTGCAATGACGGTTGCACAACtagaatatactaaaagccattgtACTGTATACTTTAAGTGGGCAAACTGTATGATATGTAAATTGTATCACAATAAAGCTGTAAAAGTGAACTTGGGCTGCAAATGACCACACATCTGAGCTTCAGTCTCCATTTCACAGGGGCAGAAAAAAACCCTTTAGGGTATAGACAAATCAGGGAAGCGTCCCTGAACATGGCATATGGGTGGGTCAGACAGGAAAGCATTCCACAAAGAATGAGATTATAAATATAACCTCGATCTTAAGGGCAATGAAGCATCATGGATGGTTTTAAGCAGCAAGAGTGACAAGATCACATCTGTACTTTAGAAACATCCCTCTAAATCACTGAGTTTTACATTTAAAGCAGGTAAATTTTATGATGTcgaaattatacctcaataaagccaaGACCAAAATTCCCCTCAGGGGCTTGAGGAGGACAGACTGGAGGGCATGAAGTTGGAGGAGGCCGTGGCAGAAGTTTAGACGAGGTGGCAGGCCGTCCGTTGGGAGATGGGGGAAAATggcttggggggtggggtagggggagacTCAGGACGTCTTGCCCTCAGGTAAGGAGAACCCGGTAGAACTTGTTTTCAGAACCCAGAGCTCCCAGACTTCAGCCCTAGTGCTCCTCCGCCGCTGACGGGTGATGGAGGCACTGTTCTCCCCCTTCAAAGAGAAATACACTTCAGAAACATGTTTccaaaaaatgttgctaagggtTTTATTTCTaacaagaggaaaataataaaataaaattaaaataggctTCAGTTGGaaccaagtttctttttttttttttttttgaacaaattaATTACACACCAACAATCTTCTTTTATTACAACATGAAcccaggaggaggaaaggagatgggatgggacagggagagaaggtcAAGATGGTTGTGAGGACAAGCACCAAAAGCTTTCTTCAGATCATGGGGAGCTCCCCAgccaaattcatttaaaataaaaaactgtgaGCACAGCTATGTGAAGTTTCCTCCTCCTGGGTAGACCAgtcaggggaagggggaagggggaagggggaagggggaagggggaagggggaagggggaagggggaggtaaAGGTGGGGGAATAGAGgtaggaaaggggagggaggagaaagagtgagagggaggtgAGGTTAGTGTAGCATGGCCTGGCCAGGGCCAGaactggggagagaagggagaggagattcCCCCAGTTTGCGTACGCACTGGCCTTGTCTCTGGAATGGTGCTGGCCCAGCCCCAgccacccccctgcccacctgcccacccatcTGTTTATCTGCCTCAGGTGTCTGGGAATGCTGGTTAGAGGCTACCAGGGAGGGGGACTCCAGGGGCCAGCCCCCAGGAGCTGAGGTCTGAACAATACCTTGGAGTCAGAATATAAAAGTCAAGGGACtcaggggtgggctggggagtgggggggggggggggacagtggcCATCCCCCCTACTTGCCCACCTCCCAAGAAGCAGGCTTGATGGTCAGAAAGAGGATCCTTGAGaccaacggggggggggggggggggggtctttgttAGGGGTCTGTGCTAGGCTCAGCCACTGTCACAACTGTTGCTGAGGTGGCTGCTGTGGGCAGGGCACATGCAGCCTAGGAGTCAGAGTAGAGAAAGGGGCCGAGGGGCCTGAAGTGGCCCCTAGTGCCGGCTCCAAGCCATTCTGGTTCTCCTGGGTGCTGGGGCTGCCAGTggtgggcaggggttggggggggcccTCACCCCCagtctcctcctccagctcctcctcctcctgggcctcctcaGCCTCTGGCCCTGAGCTCCGTACCCTCTTTGGCTCTAGCTCCTCTCGGGCTGGGTCATCGCCCTCCCCACCCCGATCCACCTTCCGCCGTCGCCGCCTCTCCAACGCCCGGCCCCGTGCCCGGCTCCCATGGCGCTCTGCCTTTTCCAGCTGTGTGATCAGACAGGCAGAAAGAGGTGTGGGCCAGTGGTcaggcctgggctccctgccTCCTTGGCCTGACCTCCTGGCCCTGTCCATCCCTCTCCTTACCTCTAGAAGTGTGCGGATCCGCTCCATGTCTGGAGGCTGCCCAGCCTGCAATAGCTGCCAAATGCTGTGGTTTTCATCCAGGGTCACCTCAAGCAGGTCCCCTTCTAACATAAGCTCCTCTAGAGGGGCCCGAGTTGCCTCAGGCAGCTCCAACACAGGGCCAGTCAACTGTGGCAACAGCGAGGAAAGCAGCTCCAGGTCTGGTGGGTTGCGGGGACAGGCTGGGTTAGAGGCTGCTCCTGGTTGTATCCCCACCACTAAAACAGAGCCGAGGACCACAGGGGTCACTGGGGATATCCAACCAACAGCCTACCCACACCTAGACCTACCTCTCTTACCTGAGCCCTCCCCGGGGGCTACCTTCTCAGGACTGGTCACACTGTCTCCGTTCTCCAGCAACCCCTGGACCTGCAAAGAGCAAGGATGGGTAGTGGTCGGTGAAACCAGGCCCTTATTTCCCACCAACCCCAGACTTGGGACGTTCCacctcctggaggaggagagcAAAGGCTGCAGCACACGGAGCAGTCTGGGGATCCGGACAGAATGTAAgatggggcagggaggccaggccaAAAGAGGCCAGAAGTCAGAGAGCAGGGACAGGGCTGGCGCCTAAATAGGGGCGGGGGCTAGGAGGCAGGAATTTGAGGGCAAGAGCTGGGTTGGGCAGCTCACCTTGGGCATATCCTTGCCACTGCCTTCTCTGAGAGGGTCAGAGGCAGGGGCTGAAGGGTAGGTAGGGGGTTCCTCAGGCCTGGGTTCAGCCTGCAGCCGCTGGCGAAGCTCGGCCAGCCGTCCCAACAGAGCAGTCACATCCTCAGAGGCCAAAGCCTGCCTGGCACGGCCTTGCCAGCTGATGGCCCTCTCTGTGAGACACTGCAGGGCCTCGCCCTCAGGCAGCCGCACAGGCAGTCTCTGCAGGGCTACCAGCAGTGCCAGGATGGTCTCCAGGCGGGGGCGCCGTGAGCGCATGCACAGCGGACACAAGAATTTGGTGTCCCACTCCCACCAGGCCAGCAGCGGGGACGAGGTGGGACTGGGCCTTGGGGAGCTGAGGAGGCGGGGTACCGACACACATCGCCCATGGAACCAGTCCTGACACAGGTCACACTGCAGAGCTCCCACCCCGGCCGGCACCTGCCCACACACACAGACGGAGGTTGCAGAGGAAGCTGTGGTCGATGATGCCAGTGGACTGGGCTTGGCGGAGTTGGTGCGACGCAGCTGCAGGAtaccctccttctccttctgttcCCCCTCCTTGAAGGCCACGATCTGGCAGGCCCAGGACAGCGGGAGAGGAGGTCAGcggcccagcccctcccttctctgaCGCCATTAACACCCTACTCCCAAACCAGGAGAAGTGAGGCCCCAGGAGCAAGCGGTCTGGCCATGGTTGCCCCATTCAGACACCTATCACCACCAGGCTCTTCTCCCAAACAGGGCCCCAGCTCCTTACCacagagcctgggtccctgaggtCCTGTGCAGACAGTCCCAGCAGCTCCGTGTCAGATTTGTACAACCCCAGCTCCTTCTCCATCCACCGGCTGCGCTTGGTGCTGTCTGAGCCGGCGTCTGCACACGGGCAGAGCACCTAAGGCAGGCAGACAGAGCAGGGATGACTAGGCTTCTCCTACCTCCCACTGCCAGGACTTCCAAACCCCCACATCCTCACATGAGCCATCTCCCAAAAGCCGGGCCAGAGGCAGGAGACGGTGCGGGTCAGGGTCCAGGCCTTACCTCCAGCAGCGTGTAGCAGGAATTCCTCTTGAGGAAAGTCTTGGATGCCTTCTCCCTCCAGGAGTGTGCCGTCAGTACCTGCAGCTCTAGCTGTCTCAGCTCCTCCAAGCCCACAGGTAAGTCCCGGCCCACAGCCACCAGGCCCTCTAAGTCATCCAAGCAGGGGTAGTGGTCACCATTCTGGGACAGGGACAAGAGAAAGCTCCAGTCAACTTGCCAACATCTACTGATGGTACTACTCTGCCCAGCCCTGAGCTGGGAGGAGGGACTGAACTGGTAGTCTTCGGGTAGAACAAACCAGGGATCATCCCACGGGAAGCACTCCTGTAGCTCCTACATCCACTGGCTTGTCCCCTGATACCAGTCAGTGCCAGTGACTGCCAGACTAATCATCCTCTTGtggcctgcctctcccaccctccctgcccctaccATTCTCACCCTTTCTACAACCTCTCTGCCCTCAGGCTGGTCCTGCAATCCCTCTTCACGCTGCTCACCACACCAAGCCCATTTTGCCTCCACTAGATGTACTGCGCTCACTTCTCTAGCCCACCCAACCCACCGCAACCCAGTGTATGCCAGCTCTCCTGGCTGGACTGAAGGCCTGGGGTGGAGGTTCAGGGGGCAACAGGGTCCTCACTTGGATCTCATCCACATCAGCAATCCAGGCCCGGGCCTTAGCAAGAGCCTCCTTGAGAGCCTGGATGTTGGGCAGGTGAACAGGGATGTTTTCTGCCTCATGGATTATGGCCTCGAGTGTGGCTGGTGGATGCTTCTGCCTGAAGGTAGGGAAAAAAGAGGCCTCAGTGTAGGGTAATCTGCTTGACCAGCAGCCCGGCCTGACCGCCAGGTATATCGGCATGGGACCCTGAAGCTGCCATGTGGGCCTACCTGCTAGTACTCTGCCTACAGGGGGCTGCTGGTCCCTGTTTGCTCCAGACTGCATGCACCCACCCGACTTCTGCCACAGCCTTCATGCCTCTGCCTGGCCAATCAGTCTGTCATCCTGTTCACACTTCCTACACAACTGGAAAGATTAACCTGGCACTCCAGTTCGTCAGACTGCCCTGTGTGTGGCTTCTTTCTATGGACAGCTGTCCACCTGCCTGTTAGTACTTGTGCTCACACGTGTGCCCACGTCAGCCCGTGGAGCTGGTGCCACTATACGTCTCTGTATCTGTCCATCTCTGCTTCCCCACTAGCCTATCTCTGCCTCTATGTATATATGGAGTTTTAAAAGATAAgctagggaggaaaaaaggggaagaaagtcAATACACCAGTGACAGAGTCTGGTACCCAAGGCCACCCATGGGAATCATTTCTGGCTTCTCCACTAAACTTTGACGGTTAGGGTAGAGCAGGTAGGGGAGGAGGCTGGACCTACCTGGCCTCCAAGCAGAGGTGGGCTTTCTCCTCCCAGCGTTCAGCAATGGTCAGCAGCTCCTGCAGCTCAGCCCGGGCTTTGTCCACAGCAGGGCTAGGGGCTACGCTAGCACCCGCGACCAAAAGTCCCCGCATGACAGCCAGGGTGCCCCTCCGGGCTGAGGGGGCCAGCGTGCGCTTCACCTCATCCAGCCATCGTGCCTGTTCCACCTGCCGCTGGAGCTGCTGGGCCTCGGGCACCTCCACCCCTAGCAGCTGCCCCCTCTCCAACAGGGACTGCAGTAGCCCTGGACTGGAGGGCAGTGAGGCCAGGGCCTCACGGGCCTCAGCCTGGTAGGCCTCCACCTGTTCCAGAATACCCTACCGGGACACAGATGAAGAAGAAACTCCTCAGCTGGGCACACTTTGAGGTGCCACGGCCAAATACCTTTGCCCCACCTACCTTCTTACCCTCCAGTATTTGGGAAAAGCACCTAACAGGGGCTGCACTCTCTTCCTGTCCCACACCCTAAGACAACAGTTCCTAATACTCAGTACCTGGTAGAATGCTCTGAGgaatttattaaaatgcagatgcctgggccccacccgTAGAGATTCTTAATAGGGTTTGGTCAAGAGTCTGTGCTTTGCGAAAGTCCCCAGAGGATTCTGATGTTTAGCACCAGGAGACCCTTGGCCCAGAACACACTTGCTACACTTGGCCTTCTCACAAACCCCTATGCTCATGCTGGTGTCACTGCCTTCTTCATCCCACCTCTCCTCTACCTCCCTGAACTTGACTCAGCTTTCTAGGCCCACAAACATCCTTGGTCCTTTATCTTCTTCCACTTCCACCAGGACACATTCCCTTGACTCCATATCCTGTACTTACCCCTTGCCACCTGGCCCTCAAACCCCCTTTGCCTATCTCCTGTTATTCTCATAAGTGCATCCTATCTTGCCCAAACACTTGATGCTTTTGAAGGAAGCCAAGAGTAGCCTGCTGCTCGGGTCTCCCAATCCCCCTGAATCCTTATCAGCACTCTGAGTGCACTCCTCCTCACCTTGACATCCCCAATCTGGTGCATGGCACAAGGCAGGTTGTTCATCTGGTCCAGAAATGCCCGGAGCTCAGCCAGGGTCATCTGTAGACCAGCCACCCTGTGGGGGCTATGGAGTTTCACATGTGGGGTTTCAGGTCCAAACCCagtcccctccctccatctctgcacTCAGACCCAATGCCTTTTCTCATGCTTGCCCACCTGGATCTCTCACACTTCAGTGCCCCCAACTAGCCAGATCAGAGGGAGGAGGGTTTAAGATATAAGCACATTCATATGATGAGAGCAAAGAATTGGAAGGGGGGAATATAGGATatgttgggggggcgggggaagctgAGAAACTAAATGATAGTAACAAAGGCTGAACTTTTTAGCTCATCCTCTACTGCGAATTCTCTGATcaggtttattcttctgtgtCCTTTCTTTGTCCCTAAACCTTCCACAACTCCTCTCTGGCCACAAAATCCCTCAGCCTGTCTGACATCTCCAGGTACTGATAAAAAGGACCATTTCTAGCTTTCTTAGCACTGAGGCACTCTTCTCCATCCTAGTTGCCTGATCTCCCTGCCCTCCCGACACCTCTTAGGCCACCTTGCGCTGTAGTGCTTGTCAGCTTCCTGCTGTCATCTGCCCAGTGGCATTCAGAGCCCACTCCTTCTAGGTGCTGGCTCCTCAGCAGGCTACCTGAACCCCACACGTCGCACTGTCATACCCTGCTTCCTGGCCGCTGACTAGTCCCAGAGCCCGGGACACGCAGGCCTCTGCCTCACTCAGGCAGTTCTTCAGTTGCTGCAGCAGCTCACTGTTAGGAAACCTCCGTTCACGGGCCTCAGACTCTAGTGCCCTCAGCTCTTCAAGGcctggagagagaatgagagcggCAAGGAGTAGGCAGTATTGAGTaaaggcagagaagggggtggggaggtacaGAACAAAAGGGAAGAGAACTTGCCTGTGGAGTCCCTCCGTCCCCCCATCACTCACTGCGCTTCCGCCCATCCTCCACCTCCAGGGCCACTCGAACTTTGTTGGCCCAGGTGTCAAAGGACTCGGCCCGAACCTTCAGTTTATGCAGCATAGCAGGGAGCTCATCCAAGGTGTATCGATACCTGGACGAAGACAGCAGGGAAGCACATCTGGCCCAGCTCTGTATCCCCCTCCTCAGCCCACTTCCTTCATAATAGGTCCTTGGCTCACCGCAGGTACTGCCGGCTACTGGAGCACTTGCAGAGGTCATTGATGTGGGAAAGGCAGACAAGCCCATCCGGGCAGTCGTAGCAGGCCAGAGCTGACAGGAAGCATGTGGTCTTGCACTTGATGCATTGGCGCTCGTCATCTGGGAGTAGCTCAAAAGCCTCTCGCTCAGCTTCCGTGATGCCCTGGGGGCAATTCAACCCACACACGTCATACAGAACCAGAACAGGGCTGCAGAAATGCCCCCATCGCTGCCACAACCAAGCCTCAACCTAGACTCCACAATCTGTGCTAAGAGCTGTGGAGAGCAAACTCCTAGAACATACTGCCTCTGTGAAGTTCAAACTCTCAAAACTGGAGGAATCAGATGAACCAGGGCAAGATCAGTGAGGgctgagaggaagaaaaattggGTAGGATTCAGATCAGCAGAGAGGGCCTTTATGGGTGAAAGGAGGTGAGGTGGTGGATCAAGGCACCACAGAGGTGGCAACGTGCGGGAGCGGCTGAGAGAAAGGCTATGTGCAAGGGAAACGATGCTGGCTTCCGGTCCCTTGGCACCCAGTGTTCCAGGCACCATGCTGGCAGCTTAGCAGGCAGGACACGCTGCATGCACACATATAACTCACAGAAATAAGACTCTGTGCTTGTGTCCAGTGTctaaagatacaattttttttttcaacaacatGGTTTCCAAACCTATGCCAATGACTTCATCTGTCactcagatgaagaaaaagccaTCTGTTCCAAAAATGGACGAAAACCCAGCTAGGCTGAAGTAACCAAAAGACAACACAATGCTGTACCTTATGGGCAATTTTTGGGATTTCTAAAGGGAAATTTGGACTAACAGTTTTTGTTCTACATTGACTCTAACATCTAACCTCTGCATAAGATATGAGTCCATTGTACGTTACAAATCTCGCTCTGCCTCTTATTAGTTGTGTGATGTTGAGTAAATTACTTAAACctctctggatttctgtttcgCTGTCTTATTAAGTTGGAGATAATGGCACCATCCTCACTGTACTGTTACGAAAATTAACAAAGGTGCAGTGACTAAGACTTAGAAAAGTATCTTAACACTTAGAAGAAGTGGAACCACAAAATATCCCTaacagccaaaataatcttgagaaagaacaaaactggatgcatcatacttcctgactttgaactatactacaaagctataataattaaaacagtatggtacttgcataaaaatagacacacagacaaatggaacagaattaagCCCTGAAAtaaaccccaaaataaataaagtcaattaACATTTGATatgggagccaagaatactcaatacagaaaggacagtctcttcaataaatgacaGTGGGAAAACTGAGTAACCACATACAGATGAATTTGGACCCTTCTACCACTCgtgaaaattaacttgaaattgattaaagacttaaatgtaatgCCTAAAACcgtaaaactcctaaaagagaACATAGTGATAaagttccttgacattggtcCTGGCAATAACTTCTTGGATAGGACACctaagcacaagcaacaaaagcaaaaataagtaagtgggaCTACTATAACAGCATCTGCACAGCagaagaaatcatcaacaaaatgaaaaggcaacctatggaatgggagaaagtatttgtaaatcatctgtttgataaaggattaatatccaaaacatataaggaactcatccaactcaatagcaaaaaaaaaaaaaaacccacaaacaatgtgatttaaaaaaacatgggcagtggggcgcctgggtggctccgtcggttaagcgtctgactcggctcaggtcatgatctcacagttcgtgagtttgagccccgtgtcgggctctgtggtgacagctcagagcctggagcctgcttcacattctatgtctctctctctctctgccccttccctgctcatgctctgtctctctctgtctcaaaaataaacaaacattaaaaaaaaaaaatttaaaaaaaagaaaaaaaaaacatgggcagagaacctgaacagatacttttccaaagagatACAAATGGGCAAGAGGTACATGAATATACACTCAACAGGACTaccatcagggaagtacaaatcaaaaccacaatgtgatatcaccttacacctgtcagaatggctattaccaaGAGAGATAAgtgttggcatggatgtggaaaaaagggaacccttgcacactgttagtgggaatgtaaactgactCAGCTacttggaaaatagtatggaggttcttcaaaaaattaaaaatagaactaccctatgatctagcaatctcaatcctggatatatacccaaaggaaataagaatctcaaagagatatctgcactcccatgatcactgcagcattattcacaacagccaagctatggaaacaacctaagagtTCATCAGTGGCTGAACAGATcagaaaaatgtgatatatacatacaatgtaatattatccagccatgagaaagaagataATCCTGGCATTTGTAAGACATGGATGAGCCTGGTGAACGTTATACTAAGTCAAGTACGTcagccaaagaaaaaaacaaatactataggatatcacttatgtgtggaatct
This region of Felis catus isolate Fca126 chromosome X, F.catus_Fca126_mat1.0, whole genome shotgun sequence genomic DNA includes:
- the KDM5C gene encoding lysine-specific demethylase 5C isoform X6; this translates as MEPGSDDFLPPPECPVFEPSWAEFRDPLGYIAKIRPIAEKSGICKIRPPADWQPPFAVEVDNFRFTPRIQRLNELEAQTRVKLNYLDQIAKFWEIQGSSLKIPNVERRILDLYSLSKIVVEEGGYEAICKDRRWARVAQRLNYPPGKNIGSLLRSHYERIVYPYEMYQSGANLVQCNTRPFDNEEKDKEYKPHSIPLRQSVQPSKFNSYGRRAKRLQPDPEPTEEDIEKNPELKKLQIYGAGPKMMGLGLMAKDKTLRKKDKEGPECPPTVVVKEESGGDVKVESTSPKTFLESKEELSHSPEPCTKMTMRLRRNHSNAQFIESYVCRMCSRGDEDDKLLLCDGCDDNYHIFCLLPPLPEIPKGVWRCPKCVMAECKRPPEAFGFEQATREYTLQSFGEMADSFKADYFNMPVHMVPTELVEKEFWRLVNSIEEDVTVEYGADIHSKEFGSGFPVSDSKRHLTPEEEEYATSGWNLNVMPVLEQSVLCHINADISGMKVPWLYVGMVFSAFCWHIEDHWSYSINYLHWGEPKTWYGVPSLAAEHLEEVMKKLTPELFDSQPDLLHQLVTLMNPNTLMSHGVPVVRTNQCAGEFVITFPRAYHSGFNQGYNFAEAVNFCTADWLPAGRQCIEHYRRLRRYCVFSHEELICKMAACPEKLDLNLAAAVHKEMFIMVQEERRLRKALLEKGITEAEREAFELLPDDERQCIKCKTTCFLSALACYDCPDGLVCLSHINDLCKCSSSRQYLRYRYTLDELPAMLHKLKVRAESFDTWANKVRVALEVEDGRKRSLEELRALESEARERRFPNSELLQQLKNCLSEAEACVSRALGLVSGQEAGPHRVAGLQMTLAELRAFLDQMNNLPCAMHQIGDVKGILEQVEAYQAEAREALASLPSSPGLLQSLLERGQLLGVEVPEAQQLQRQVEQARWLDEVKRTLAPSARRGTLAVMRGLLVAGASVAPSPAVDKARAELQELLTIAERWEEKAHLCLEARQKHPPATLEAIIHEAENIPVHLPNIQALKEALAKARAWIADVDEIQNGDHYPCLDDLEGLVAVGRDLPVGLEELRQLELQVLTAHSWREKASKTFLKRNSCYTLLEVLCPCADAGSDSTKRSRWMEKELGLYKSDTELLGLSAQDLRDPGSVIVAFKEGEQKEKEGILQLRRTNSAKPSPLASSTTASSATSVCVCGQVPAGVGALQCDLCQDWFHGRCVSVPRLLSSPRPSPTSSPLLAWWEWDTKFLCPLCMRSRRPRLETILALLVALQRLPVRLPEGEALQCLTERAISWQGRARQALASEDVTALLGRLAELRQRLQAEPRPEEPPTYPSAPASDPLREGSGKDMPKVQGLLENGDSVTSPEKVAPGEGSDLELLSSLLPQLTGPVLELPEATRAPLEELMLEGDLLEVTLDENHSIWQLLQAGQPPDMERIRTLLELEKAERHGSRARGRALERRRRRKVDRGGEGDDPAREELEPKRVRSSGPEAEEAQEEEELEEETGGEGPPQPLPTTGSPSTQENQNGLEPALGATSGPSAPFSTLTPRLHVPCPQQPPQQQL
- the KDM5C gene encoding lysine-specific demethylase 5C isoform X18, which gives rise to MCSRGDEDDKLLLCDGCDDNYHIFCLLPPLPEIPKGVWRCPKCVMAECKRPPEAFGFEQATREYTLQSFGEMADSFKADYFNMPVHMVPTELVEKEFWRLVNSIEEDVTVEYGADIHSKEFGSGFPVSDSKRHLTPEEEEYATSGWNLNVMPVLEQSVLCHINADISGMKVPWLYVGMVFSAFCWHIEDHWSYSINYLHWGEPKTWYGVPSLAAEHLEEVMKKLTPELFDSQPDLLHQLVTLMNPNTLMSHGVPVVRTNQCAGEFVITFPRAYHSGFNQGYNFAEAVNFCTADWLPAGRQCIEHYRRLRRYCVFSHEELICKMAACPEKLDLNLAAAVHKEMFIMVQEERRLRKALLEKGITEAEREAFELLPDDERQCIKCKTTCFLSALACYDCPDGLVCLSHINDLCKCSSSRQYLRYRYTLDELPAMLHKLKVRAESFDTWANKVRVALEVEDGRKRSLEELRALESEARERRFPNSELLQQLKNCLSEAEACVSRALGLVSGQEAGPHRVAGLQMTLAELRAFLDQMNNLPCAMHQIGDVKGILEQVEAYQAEAREALASLPSSPGLLQSLLERGQLLGVEVPEAQQLQRQVEQARWLDEVKRTLAPSARRGTLAVMRGLLVAGASVAPSPAVDKARAELQELLTIAERWEEKAHLCLEARQKHPPATLEAIIHEAENIPVHLPNIQALKEALAKARAWIADVDEIQNGDHYPCLDDLEGLVAVGRDLPVGLEELRQLELQVLTAHSWREKASKTFLKRNSCYTLLEVLCPCADAGSDSTKRSRWMEKELGLYKSDTELLGLSAQDLRDPGSVIVAFKEGEQKEKEGILQLRRTNSAKPSPLASSTTASSATSVCVCGQVPAGVGALQCDLCQDWFHGRCVSVPRLLSSPRPSPTSSPLLAWWEWDTKFLCPLCMRSRRPRLETILALLVALQRLPVRLPEGEALQCLTERAISWQGRARQALASEDVTALLGRLAELRQRLQAEPRPEEPPTYPSAPASDPLREGSGKDMPKVQGLLENGDSVTSPEKVAPGEGSVVGIQPGAASNPACPRNPPDLELLSSLLPQLTGPVLELPEATRAPLEELMLEGDLLEVTLDENHSIWQLLQAGQPPDMERIRTLLELEKAERHGSRARGRALERRRRRKVDRGGEGDDPAREELEPKRVRSSGPEAEEAQEEEELEEETGGEGPPQPLPTTGSPSTQENQNGLEPALGATSGPSAPFSTLTPRLHVPCPQQPPQQQL